From a single Cyclobacterium marinum DSM 745 genomic region:
- a CDS encoding hybrid sensor histidine kinase/response regulator transcription factor, translating into MNTIRQHWLNLYKAISLIGFDPDKPREKQKQIKLLNIFCGFWILIEMASIIAEIFEPNKPPVYIFTHLANFAGISLVLYLQWISRNKMAIALFFFLVYFSNFMFSNFIISGKMLEAGYLLAPAFVLLFTNNRFYIFSSFVLSLVLFIIPNIFFLHYPQNYFGPDRFIFMVFAIVFVLVYYFKQENLKSEIALEKERKNIADINEQQSQFFINVSHEVRTPLTLIKGQINKLKKYNSELNDAQIQSVVTQLNNQADKIKKLVDDVIDLAKMQDTNFSMSLHPINLTDLLKKIATSFEPLFKQKQITFKVNTSTSPKFVLGDKLYLERALNNILLNALKYTEKKGKVTLFLKENQTSIIIGVEDDGIGIEKNDLELIFNRFYQSNNSFNKSGGSGVGLAFTKEIITKIGGTIRVSSKPSVGSTFVIHLPKVEKIKERDRVKNSEISKLELLERFSSTNKKVKILLVDDAYDMRLYLKDLLCKYECLEAGDGHEALKIIKSQAVDFIITDYMMPNMNGLEFISKLKSLQHSAPILMLTARADNQIKLSTLRLGIDDYLLKPFEEEELIIRINNALINNNKRTRYQLEEKIDPSQNDSNNWIDKLQAYIFEQSGKSKINQTDLAEHFNLSSSSLFRKIKSETGLSPNELITEVKLQKAKMLLENRQVHSLKQLVLEVGFKHSSYFSKKYYERFGSKPNFKF; encoded by the coding sequence TTGAATACAATTCGACAACATTGGTTAAACCTTTATAAAGCAATCTCATTGATCGGGTTTGATCCTGACAAACCTAGAGAAAAACAAAAGCAAATAAAGCTCTTGAATATCTTTTGTGGATTTTGGATATTAATCGAAATGGCTTCAATTATTGCTGAAATTTTTGAACCCAATAAGCCACCTGTTTATATCTTTACCCATCTAGCCAATTTTGCAGGCATTTCACTTGTATTGTACCTTCAGTGGATAAGCCGAAATAAAATGGCAATTGCCCTATTTTTTTTCTTGGTTTACTTTAGCAATTTTATGTTCTCCAATTTCATTATATCAGGTAAAATGTTAGAAGCCGGATACCTTTTAGCTCCTGCCTTTGTACTCTTGTTTACCAACAATCGTTTTTATATTTTTTCCTCATTTGTATTGTCCCTTGTTCTTTTTATAATACCCAATATTTTTTTTCTCCATTATCCACAAAATTATTTCGGCCCTGATCGTTTCATCTTCATGGTTTTCGCAATTGTATTTGTTTTGGTTTACTATTTCAAACAAGAAAATCTTAAAAGTGAAATTGCTTTAGAAAAAGAGCGAAAAAATATAGCCGATATTAACGAGCAGCAGTCGCAATTTTTTATCAATGTCTCTCATGAGGTCCGTACCCCTTTGACACTTATCAAAGGTCAAATCAATAAACTTAAAAAATACAACTCCGAATTAAATGATGCTCAAATACAGTCCGTCGTGACCCAGCTCAATAACCAAGCTGATAAAATAAAAAAATTAGTAGATGATGTAATCGATTTAGCCAAAATGCAGGATACCAATTTCAGCATGAGCTTACATCCCATAAACTTGACTGATTTATTGAAGAAAATAGCTACTTCTTTTGAACCTTTATTTAAGCAAAAGCAAATAACATTCAAGGTAAATACAAGTACCTCACCAAAATTCGTTTTGGGTGATAAGCTATATCTGGAACGGGCACTTAATAACATTCTATTGAATGCCTTAAAATATACGGAAAAGAAAGGGAAAGTGACCCTATTCTTAAAGGAAAACCAAACCTCAATAATCATTGGTGTGGAGGATGATGGCATAGGTATAGAAAAGAATGATTTAGAATTAATATTTAATCGATTTTATCAATCAAACAACTCTTTCAATAAATCAGGTGGAAGTGGTGTTGGACTGGCTTTCACCAAAGAGATAATTACAAAAATTGGAGGAACAATTAGGGTTTCCAGCAAACCTTCAGTTGGGAGCACTTTTGTTATACACCTTCCTAAGGTTGAGAAAATCAAGGAAAGAGATCGTGTTAAAAATAGCGAAATAAGCAAACTTGAGCTATTGGAACGTTTTTCTTCTACTAATAAAAAAGTTAAAATTTTATTGGTCGATGATGCTTATGATATGCGACTCTACCTTAAAGATTTACTATGTAAATACGAATGCCTAGAAGCCGGGGATGGCCATGAAGCCTTGAAAATAATAAAGAGTCAAGCCGTAGATTTTATCATTACAGATTATATGATGCCAAATATGAATGGATTAGAATTCATTTCAAAACTTAAATCCCTACAACATTCTGCTCCAATTTTGATGCTTACTGCGAGGGCAGATAACCAAATCAAATTATCTACTTTAAGACTTGGTATCGACGATTATTTACTTAAACCTTTTGAAGAGGAAGAATTGATCATACGGATAAATAATGCATTAATAAATAACAACAAACGTACAAGGTATCAACTGGAGGAAAAAATAGACCCCTCCCAAAATGATTCTAACAATTGGATTGATAAATTACAGGCATATATTTTTGAACAATCCGGGAAAAGTAAAATTAATCAAACTGATCTTGCCGAGCATTTTAATCTTTCATCAAGTTCTTTATTTAGAAAAATAAAAAGTGAAACAGGTTTATCCCCTAATGAACTTATAACAGAAGTTAAATTACAGAAAGCTAAAATGCTCCTAGAAAATAGGCAGGTTCACTCCTTAAAACAACTTGTTCTCGAGGTTGGATTTAAACATTCTTCCTATTTTTCAAAAAAATACTACGAGCGATTTGGCAGCAAGCCTAATTTTAAATTCTAG
- a CDS encoding tail fiber protein, producing the protein MKTQLILIVLIVFSCSFSLAQTSAEMADIAIQGIARDDNNTAKANAQISLTFEFYYLDKNNGNAKVEVGAPETVILNTDAFGVFSHVISPAATNNSIFANQQIYLKITEGNVLVSEEKLKHVPYAISANNGVPTGAIMPFVGSTAPIGWVLCDGQSLTNINGAENLIALLGSTNAPDLRAMFLRGVGVNADAQFADNRRDGGVNSTQQDSNMAHNHSVDLTTSNNGEHSHPLMLMNRRFVNDGNSGSTAFNIQAQDGGVSTVTTDLSGIHTHAVSGNTSSEGTESRPINYGVNYIIKL; encoded by the coding sequence ATGAAAACTCAACTTATTCTCATTGTATTAATAGTATTCTCTTGTTCTTTTTCTTTGGCACAGACTTCTGCTGAAATGGCTGATATAGCAATACAAGGTATTGCAAGAGATGACAATAATACGGCAAAAGCAAATGCCCAAATTTCCCTTACTTTCGAGTTTTATTATTTAGATAAAAATAATGGAAATGCTAAAGTTGAAGTTGGGGCTCCAGAAACAGTAATTCTAAATACCGATGCTTTTGGTGTATTTTCCCATGTTATAAGCCCTGCTGCTACCAATAATTCCATATTTGCTAATCAGCAAATCTATTTAAAAATTACAGAGGGGAATGTTCTTGTGTCAGAGGAAAAATTAAAACACGTTCCTTATGCAATATCAGCTAATAACGGGGTGCCGACCGGAGCTATCATGCCTTTTGTTGGGTCTACAGCTCCAATTGGTTGGGTGCTGTGCGATGGACAATCCTTAACAAATATCAATGGGGCTGAAAATCTCATTGCTTTATTGGGGAGTACCAATGCACCAGATTTGAGGGCTATGTTTTTAAGAGGGGTAGGAGTCAACGCTGATGCCCAGTTTGCCGATAATAGAAGGGATGGTGGCGTAAATTCCACACAGCAAGATTCCAACATGGCGCACAACCACAGCGTGGATTTAACTACTTCTAATAATGGTGAACACTCACATCCCTTAATGTTAATGAACAGGAGGTTTGTTAATGATGGTAATAGCGGTTCAACAGCGTTTAATATACAAGCCCAGGATGGAGGGGTATCGACAGTAACAACCGATTTAAGTGGGATACATACCCATGCTGTTTCCGGAAATACGTCTTCTGAAGGAACTGAATCTCGTCCTATAAACTATGGGGTGAACTACATCATCAAATTATAA